The Papio anubis isolate 15944 chromosome 1, Panubis1.0, whole genome shotgun sequence genome window below encodes:
- the LOC108582678 gene encoding uncharacterized protein LOC108582678, which yields MVVAKKSVEWINSRLLLVIKSGKYILGYKQTLKMIRQGKAKLSILTENCPALRKSKIECYTVLTQTGVHHYSDNTFELGIACGKYRSICTQSIIDPGDSDIIRSMPEQTGHHLGHSGFSASSSCGPWRVQTNLGPKVSPTQYSCSTKKRPNCFFKWVCDPVPPVWVRPPNQGLQPPPTGAFRLTIDQYPPGMELPEEEAGCHFCSFTAFTGDTFRYRKNKGD from the coding sequence ATGGTGGTTGCAAAGAAGTCAGTGGAATGGATCAACTCTAGGCTCCTACTTGTTATAAAAAGTGGGAAGTACATACTGGGGTACAAACAGACTCTAAAGATGATCAGGCAAGGCAAAGCAAAATTGTCTATCCTCACTGAAAACTGCCCAGCTTTGAGGAAATCCAAAATAGAGTGCTATACTGTGTTGACCCAAACTGGCGTGCATCACTACAGTGACAATACTTTTGAATTGGGCATAGCATGTGGGAAATACCGCAGCATATGCACGCAGTCCATCATTGATCCAGGCGATTCTGATATCATTAGAAGCATGCCAGAACAGACAGGCCACCACCTTGGCCATTCAGGTTTCTCAGCCAGTTCATCCTGTGGGCCTTGGAGAGTCCAAACCAATCTGGGGCCAAAAGTTTCCCCAACACAGtacagctgctctaccaaaaagcGACcaaactgcttctttaagtgggtcTGTGATCCCGTTCCTCCTGTCTGGGTAAGACCTCCCAAccagggtctccagccacctcctacaggtgcATTCAGGTTGACAATAGATCAGTACCCCCCTGGGatggagcttccagaggaagaggCAGGCTGCCATTTTTGCTCTTTCACAGCCTTCACCGGTGATACCTTCAGGTACAGGAAAAACAAAGGTGACTAG